The following coding sequences are from one Sylvia atricapilla isolate bSylAtr1 chromosome 15, bSylAtr1.pri, whole genome shotgun sequence window:
- the GPER1 gene encoding G-protein coupled estrogen receptor 1: protein METYSASISPVICNSTTFNLNGSHLCNESLSSRLADKSEHQQYVIGLFLSCLYTIFLFPIGFVGNILILVVNISFREKMTIPDLYFINLAVADLILVADSLIEVFNLDEKYYDITIICTFMSLFLQINMYSSIFFLTWMSFDRYLALAKVMRSNLFRTMHHARLSCGLIWMASISAALVPFTAVHLQHTGEVYFCFADVKEIQWLEITLGFIIPFVIIGLCYSLIVRVLIKAHKHRSLRLRRQKALRMIFVVVLVFFICWLPENVFISVQLLQRKSEPVSSNSPSFRHDYPLTGHIVNLAAFSNSCLNPLIYSFLGETFRDKLRLYIEQKTKMSTLHRFCQAALTSVIPDSNEQSEV, encoded by the coding sequence ATGGAAACTTATTCTGCCTCCATATCACCTGTTATATGTAACAGCACAACTTTTAACCTGAATGGATCCCATTTGTGTAACGAAAGCTTATCCTCTAGGTTAGCTGATAAATCAGAACACCAACAATATGTTATTGGCCTTTTCTTATCATGTCTTTACACAATATTCCTTTTTCCTATCGGTTTTGTGGGAAACATTCTGATACTGGTCGTCAACATTAGCTTTCGGGAAAAAATGACAATCCCCGACCTTTACTTCATAAACCTGGCAGTGGCTGATCTCATTCTAGTGGCTGATTCTCTCATCGAGGTGTTTAATCTTGACGAGAAGTACTACGACATCACCATCATTTGTACCTTTATGTCTTTGTTCCTTCAGATCAACATGTAtagcagcattttctttctgacatGGATGAGTTTTGACAGATACCTAGCACTGGCCAAAGTAATGAGGTCCAACCTATTTCGCACTATGCACCACGCCAGACTGAGCTGTGGGCTCATATGGATGGCATCCATTTCGGCAGCTCTAGTCCCATTTACAGCCGTGCACTTACAGCACACCGGAGAGgtctatttttgttttgcagatgtAAAAGAAATCCAGTGGCTAGAGATAACCCTGGGGTTTATTATCCCCTTTGTGATCATCGGCCTGTGTTACTCATTAATTGTCCGAGTCCTTATAAAAGCACACAAGCACAGGAGCCTCCGTCTGCGGCGACAGAAGGCTCTGCGCATGATTTTTGTGGTTGTCCTGGTTTTCTTTATCTGCTGGCTCCCTGAAAACGTCTTCATTAGCGTCCAGCTTCTCCAGAGGAAAAGCGAGCCCGTCTCTTCCAACAGCCCATCCTTCAGGCATGATTACCCTTTAACGGGACATATTGTGAACCTAGCAGCTTTTTCTAACAGCTGCTTGAACCCCTTAATTTACAGTTTTCTGGGGGAAACCTTCAGAGACAAACTGCGACTGTACattgaacagaaaacaaaaatgtcaaCACTGCATCGCTTCTGTCAGGCTGCCTTAACGTCTGTCATTCCTGACAGTAATGAGCAATCAGAAGTCTGA